ATGGAGGGCACCGATTTCCAAGTTGAATTGGGTTACTACCGCATCCAGGTGACACGGCCGCAAACGCTAGGCATCGCGCTGCACGACAGCCCGCTGGGAGCTGCAGCCTGGATTATCGAGAAGTACAAAAGATGGTCCAACTGTGTCGACTGCGATGACATCGGCGAACGTCTCGGATGGCAGAACTTGCTGACCATCGTGATGCTCTACCTCATCGACGACGCATTCGTCACCTCGACATGGATCTACGCCGGCCATGAACTGGACGATCCGTCTACTCTGCCTCCGGGCGCCAGAGTAGAAGTCCCGACGGCCTTCGCTGCCTACCGGGACCCCGTAGATCCCGCACCGCCACGATCACTGGTTGAACGTTCGCACAATCTGATCAGCGGGACTGAAATGCCCAAGGGCGGCCACTTCGCAGCTCTCGAGGAGTCCAAATTGTCTGCGGCAGATCTGCGCAGATTCCTGGGTCTAATCGACGAGACAGTATTTTCACCCTACGCATAACAGCAGAGCCGACGGCGACATTTGCACCTGGGGCAGGGCGGTGGGGCGCCAACCCGCTCGCGTTCTCGGAGAGGTTCGGTGGCGGAGTCCCACAGGTGGCTGTTCGAGCCAGTGCGTTGACAGATCGTAAGGCAATCGTGGGTGAACAGATGACAATTGCCATCTCGCGCTGCGCCCGTCACGAGAACACACTTCAGGAGCGTGTGCGCGGTCGAATGTCCTTCGCTCAGAAAAACTTTGGCGCGCGTTCTAGTGCTTTCAACCCTTCAAGGAGTTAATGTGCCGCGATCGTCACCGAGCAAATGGGCAATGCTCGGAATTGCCTACCTGGTGCTGCTGGCAGCGTACGTTCCGTTCCTCGGATGGACGCCCAAGCTCACCAGTGTCATGGAAGACCTGTCGTTGAACTACACGCAGGCAGGCGCCCTCTCCTCAGTGGCGGGACTTGCTGCCGGAATTGCCCTGCTCTCCGGTGGGGTGATCACGTCGAAGTGGGGGCCCAAGAACATCCTGCTTGCGGGTCTGGCTGGTGGAGTGATCGGTCTGCTGCTGTTCGCATACGCAGACAGTTACACGGTGGCGATGATCGCTCGTGTCATCAGCGGCGCCGCAGCCGGCTTTCTTTTCGTCGGCACGTACACCGTTGCTGTCAACTGGTTTCAGAAGTCGAAAGAGACCGGTAGGGCACTCGGCATC
The DNA window shown above is from Mycolicibacterium confluentis and carries:
- a CDS encoding alpha/beta fold hydrolase; this encodes MEGTDFQVELGYYRIQVTRPQTLGIALHDSPLGAAAWIIEKYKRWSNCVDCDDIGERLGWQNLLTIVMLYLIDDAFVTSTWIYAGHELDDPSTLPPGARVEVPTAFAAYRDPVDPAPPRSLVERSHNLISGTEMPKGGHFAALEESKLSAADLRRFLGLIDETVFSPYA